The following proteins come from a genomic window of Oncorhynchus clarkii lewisi isolate Uvic-CL-2024 chromosome 23, UVic_Ocla_1.0, whole genome shotgun sequence:
- the LOC139381529 gene encoding protein Wnt-8b, giving the protein MFMHLEVCYYIFILMTHMTRSCFSWSVNNFLMTGPKAYLIYSSSVAAGAQSGIEECKYQFAWDRWNCPERALQLSTHRSLRSANRETAFVHAISSAGVMYTLTRNCSLGDFDNCGCDDTRNGQRGGTGWQWGGCSDNVGFGEAISKQFVDALETGQDARAAMNLHNNEAGRKAVKGTMQKTCKCHGVSGSCTTQTCWLQLPEFREVGNYLKEKYHRALKVDLLRGAGNSAASRGAIAETFSSFSRKELVHLEDSPDYCLENRTLGLPGTEGRECLKKGKNLNKWEKRSCKRLCGECGLAVEERKAELVSSCNCKFHWCCAVKCEQCRKTVTKYFCVKKGGQRGKNQSAGSRKKNLRLRKKH; this is encoded by the exons ATGTTCATGCATTTGGAGGTCTGTTACTATATCTTCATTTTGATGACTCACATGACAAGGTCCTGCTTCAGCTG GTCAGTGAATAATTTCCTGATGACTGGACCTAAG gcttACCTGATTTACTCCAGCAGCGTAGCAGCCGGGGCGCAGAGCGGCATCGAGGAGTGCAAGTACCAGTTTGCCTGGGACCGATGGAACTGCCCTGAGAGAGCCCTGCAGCTGTCCACACACAGAAGCCTCCGCAGCG CGAACAGGGAGACAGCGTTTGTCCATGCCATCAGTTCAGCAGGAGTCATGTACACTCTGACAAGGAACTGCAGTCTGGGGGACTTTGACAACTGTGGCTGTGATGACACCAGGAATGGACAGCGGG GGGGTACAGGCTGGCAGTGGGGGGGCTGCAGTGACAACGTGGGGTTCGGTGAGGCCATCTCCAAGCAGTTTGTTGACGCGCTGGAGACAGGCCAGGACGCACGGGCCGCCATGAACCTCCACAACAACGAGGCTGGACGCAAG GCTGTGAAAGGAACCATGCAGAAGACATGTAAGTGCCATGGCGTCTCCGGGTCCTGCACCACACAGACCTGCTGGTTACAGCTACCAGAGTTCCGGGAGGTGGGAAACTACTTGAAGGAGAAGTACCACCGAGCCCTGAAG GTGGACCTGCTCCGGGGGGCCGGGAACAGTGCAGCCAGTCGAGGGGCCATCGCAGAGACTTTCAGCTCCTTCTCTCGTAAAGAACTGGTCCACCTAGAGGACTCCCCAGATTACTGTTTGGAGAACCGTACTCTGGGTCTGCCTGGCACGGAGGGCAGAGAATGCCTGAAGAAGGGCAAGAACCTAAACAAGTGGGAGAAGCGGAGCTGCAAGAGGCTGTGTGGGGAGTGCGGTTTAGccgtggaggagaggaaggcggAGTTGGTGTCGAGTTGCAATTGTAAGTTCCACTGGTGCTGTGCGGTGAAGTGTGAGCAGTGCCGTAAGACGGTGACCAAGTACTTCTGTGTGAAGAagggggggcagagggggaagAACCAGAGTGCTGGGAGCCGTAAGAAGAACCTGAGGCTGAGGAAGAAGCACTGA